One genomic region from Capra hircus breed San Clemente chromosome 6, ASM170441v1, whole genome shotgun sequence encodes:
- the LOC102172044 gene encoding rho GTPase-activating protein 20-like — translation MTGVQKAKQVIEPRKETYYKNKKTVSKSSVKNWAFWCRSRTREDTQHPPLPPRKQKQIFGAPLEDICDNDTLPTPILEMLSFINQKGPFTEGIFRKSASIKSCRALKEKLNAGHNVNLDDESVLVVSSVLKDFLRNIQGSIFSARLYDKWLAVIDQGNEEEKITATQRLVDQLPRANVVLLRYLFGVLHNIEQHSSCNQMTPYNLSVCLAPSILCLLNSGSSAFENVTKKISLIQFLIENCLKIFGEDITSLFGENSVSCENSDITDNSEISGTTEQSLESKPVRVTMIYEKVQLQYDAMTSSRMGPPTDLSTVF, via the exons ATGACTGGTGTTCAGAAAGCCAAACAGGTCATTGAACCGAGGAAGGAAACTTACTACAAAA ACAAGAAGACAGTTAGTAAGAGTTCTGTCAAAAACTGGGCCTTTTGGTGTCGCTCCAGGACTCGCGAGGACACCCAACACCCACCACTACCACCCAGAAAGCAAAAACAGATCTTTGGAGCTCCTCTTGAGGACATATGTGATAATGACACCCTGCCCACCCCAATTCTG GAGATGCTTTCCTTTATCAATCAAAAAGGGCCGTTCACAGAAGGCATCTTCAGAAAATCAGCCAGTATAAAATCATGCAGAGCCCTAAAGGAGAAACTAAACGCTGGACACAACGTGAACTTGGATGATGAATCCGTTCTCGTAGTATCGTCTGTCTTAAAG GATTTTCTTCGAAATATCCAAGGAAGCATCTTTTCAGCCCGTCTCTACGATAAATGGCTTGCTGTTATTGATCAAGGGAATGAGGAGGAGAAAATAACTGCGACCCAGAG GCTTGTAGACCAGCTACCTAGAGCCAATGTAGTGTTGTTGCGATACCTTTTTGGAGTGTTACACAACATTGAGCAACATTCCTCATGCAATCAGATGACACCTTATAATTTATCCGTGTGTCTCGCCCCAAGCATCCTTTGTCTGCTTAATTCTGGAAGCTCAGCATTTGAAAATGTCACCAAAAAG ATTTCTTTGATACAATTCCTCATTGAAAACTGTCTCAAGATATTTGGAGAAGATATCACTTCTCTCTTTGGAGAGAACTCAGTGAGTTGTGAGAACAGTGATATCACTGATAACAGTGAGATTTCAG GGACAACAGAACAATCTCTTGAATCCAAGCCAGTGAGGGTGACAATGATTTACGAGAAGGTACAACTGCAATATGATGCTATGACCTCATCAAGGATGGGTCCACCCACTGACCTGTCTACAGTATTCTAA